The Rhizobium etli 8C-3 genome has a segment encoding these proteins:
- a CDS encoding ATP-binding protein, with the protein MIPRRKTAELVELLDNNPAVALLGPRQVGKTTLALEVGEQRPSIYLDLESESDRAKLAEPELYLAEHEDKLVILDEVHRVPELFQNLRGLIDRGRRMGLRSGRFLLLGSASMALLKQSGESLAGRIAYLELAPIDGLEVGAGELNKLWVRGGFPDSLLAANDTVSQRWRIDFIRTYLERDIPLLGPRIPAETLRRFWTMLAHHQSGLLNAADFARAIGVDGKTVASYLDLMVDLLLVRRLEPWHSNAGKRLVKSPRVYVRDSGLLHSLLGLTTLDDVLGHPVAGASWEGFVIETLHAVMPEGAHANFYRTSAGAEIDLVVTLPGERRWAIEIKRSLTPKLERGFHHACLDLEPDRRIVVYPGSEAYPLGNDIEALPLRQLGEQLAGGRK; encoded by the coding sequence ATGATACCAAGACGGAAGACAGCAGAGCTCGTCGAGCTCCTCGATAACAATCCAGCGGTTGCCTTGCTCGGGCCCCGACAGGTAGGAAAAACCACCCTCGCATTGGAGGTCGGCGAGCAACGGCCGTCCATCTATCTCGATCTCGAATCCGAATCGGATCGTGCCAAACTCGCCGAGCCGGAACTCTATCTTGCCGAACACGAGGACAAACTCGTTATCCTCGACGAGGTCCATCGCGTCCCGGAGCTGTTCCAGAACCTTCGCGGCCTGATCGACCGGGGGCGACGGATGGGACTGCGCAGCGGCCGCTTCCTGTTGCTTGGCTCGGCCTCCATGGCTCTCCTGAAACAGTCTGGCGAGAGCCTGGCCGGTCGGATCGCCTATCTGGAACTCGCACCCATAGACGGCCTCGAGGTCGGAGCCGGCGAACTTAACAAGCTTTGGGTTAGAGGAGGCTTCCCCGACAGCCTTCTGGCGGCGAACGACACCGTCAGCCAACGCTGGCGCATCGATTTCATCCGGACCTATCTCGAGCGTGACATCCCTCTTCTGGGTCCGAGGATCCCAGCCGAAACGCTACGCCGCTTCTGGACGATGCTCGCTCATCACCAATCAGGCCTCCTCAATGCGGCGGACTTCGCCCGCGCAATCGGGGTCGACGGCAAGACAGTCGCTTCTTATCTCGACCTCATGGTCGATCTGCTTTTGGTGCGTCGGCTCGAGCCCTGGCACAGCAATGCCGGCAAGCGCCTGGTGAAATCGCCGCGCGTTTATGTTCGCGATTCCGGCCTGCTCCACAGTCTGCTTGGTTTGACCACGCTTGATGATGTCCTCGGCCACCCCGTGGCCGGAGCGAGTTGGGAAGGCTTCGTGATCGAAACCCTTCATGCAGTTATGCCAGAGGGTGCCCACGCCAATTTCTATCGCACCTCGGCCGGCGCCGAGATCGACCTTGTTGTCACCTTGCCCGGTGAACGCCGCTGGGCGATCGAGATCAAGAGAAGCCTCACGCCAAAGCTAGAGCGGGGTTTCCACCACGCCTGCCTCGATCTGGAGCCGGATCGCCGCATCGTGGTGTACCCAGGCAGCGAAGCGTATCCTCTTGGCAATGATATCGAGGCGCTCCCTTTGCGCCAGCTTGGCGAACAACTCGCAGGCGGTCGCAAATGA
- a CDS encoding cysteine hydrolase family protein, with translation MHSLGEWRHLCVDMQSLFFEATPWHVEWMKRTLPLVEEVAGTHAERTVFTRFIPPENAADMPGTWQRYYEKWWMMTRKQLPAGLIELVPSLARLVPPARVFDKATYSPWICGRLHATLAEEGVSTLVISGGETDVCVLAAVLGAIDLGYRVILLTDAVCSGADESHEASLELLGERFSVQLELTETDRFLQCI, from the coding sequence ATGCACAGTCTTGGCGAATGGCGTCACTTGTGCGTGGACATGCAGAGCCTGTTCTTCGAAGCGACGCCATGGCACGTCGAATGGATGAAACGCACCTTGCCGCTGGTCGAGGAGGTCGCAGGCACTCATGCCGAGCGGACGGTCTTTACCCGATTTATTCCACCCGAAAACGCAGCCGACATGCCAGGCACCTGGCAACGCTATTATGAGAAATGGTGGATGATGACGCGCAAGCAGCTGCCGGCGGGTCTGATAGAACTTGTCCCTTCGCTTGCCCGCCTTGTGCCGCCTGCTCGGGTCTTCGACAAGGCCACTTACTCACCCTGGATCTGTGGCCGGCTCCATGCGACGCTTGCCGAAGAGGGTGTGTCGACCCTCGTCATCAGCGGTGGCGAGACGGACGTCTGCGTATTGGCTGCGGTTCTGGGTGCAATCGATCTCGGCTACCGGGTCATTTTATTGACGGACGCTGTCTGCAGCGGTGCAGATGAATCGCATGAGGCATCATTGGAACTGCTGGGGGAGCGATTTTCAGTGCAGCTTGAGCTGACGGAAACCGATCGATTTCTGCAGTGCATCTAG
- a CDS encoding metallochaperone AztD — MLPRLTIAGAFAASLLVNPASAEEEQQTWRLFIADHTAPMARAFDAKTGEQIGEFGLKGYAALAASHSGQTVFAVQSEANAVQVIKTGLTISDHGEHRDLETSAPLLLQTALDGKRPVHAVMHGDDVVLFYDREGKAKLVSEEDLLEGAASETLIDATAPHHGVAVPMGRNMLVSVPDTDAQTKPDELPPRLGLRVLGANGRQVGGITPCTALHGEAFSAKLVAFGCEEGVLIARPGKDETVQLEMLEYGDKLPKGKVTALLGGKAMQFFLGNYGEDKIALIDPDNTEPYRLVDLPTRRIDFALDPARVKNAYVLTEDGHLHLVDVLSGQITMSTRVTEPYSKDGHWRDPRPRLAVAGDQIAITDPRHSVVRVIDIETMKEIRTIPVEGLPFSIVAVGGSGAVH, encoded by the coding sequence GTGTTACCCAGATTGACGATCGCCGGCGCCTTTGCTGCAAGCCTCTTGGTGAACCCGGCCTCCGCTGAAGAGGAACAGCAGACATGGCGCCTGTTCATCGCCGACCACACGGCACCCATGGCTCGTGCATTCGACGCCAAGACCGGTGAACAGATCGGCGAGTTTGGGTTAAAGGGTTATGCGGCGCTGGCCGCCAGTCATTCCGGCCAGACCGTTTTCGCCGTCCAATCAGAGGCCAATGCCGTCCAGGTGATCAAAACCGGCTTGACGATTTCCGACCACGGCGAGCATCGCGATCTGGAAACATCCGCACCTTTGCTGCTGCAGACCGCACTCGACGGGAAGCGGCCGGTCCACGCCGTCATGCATGGCGACGACGTGGTATTGTTCTACGATCGGGAAGGCAAAGCCAAGCTCGTTTCTGAAGAAGATCTGCTGGAAGGCGCAGCATCCGAAACGCTCATCGACGCGACGGCACCTCACCATGGTGTCGCCGTGCCCATGGGGCGCAACATGCTGGTCTCGGTTCCCGATACCGACGCGCAAACCAAACCGGATGAACTGCCGCCGCGCCTGGGCCTACGTGTTCTCGGCGCGAACGGAAGACAGGTCGGAGGCATCACACCCTGCACGGCGCTGCACGGAGAAGCCTTCTCGGCAAAGCTCGTTGCCTTCGGTTGCGAGGAAGGCGTCCTGATAGCGCGGCCTGGCAAGGATGAGACCGTGCAACTTGAAATGCTGGAATATGGCGACAAGCTGCCGAAGGGAAAAGTGACGGCCTTGCTCGGCGGTAAGGCGATGCAATTTTTCCTGGGCAACTACGGCGAGGACAAGATTGCCCTGATCGACCCAGACAACACCGAGCCGTATCGCTTGGTCGACCTGCCGACCCGGCGTATCGATTTCGCGCTCGATCCTGCGCGGGTCAAGAATGCCTATGTACTGACCGAGGACGGGCACCTGCATCTTGTCGACGTTCTAAGCGGTCAAATCACGATGTCGACCCGCGTCACCGAGCCTTACAGCAAGGATGGTCACTGGCGCGATCCGCGCCCGCGGCTCGCAGTTGCGGGCGATCAGATTGCAATCACCGATCCTCGCCATAGCGTTGTGCGGGTGATCGATATTGAGACCATGAAAGAGATTCGGACCATCCCGGTCGAGGGATTGCCTTTCAGCATCGTCGCCGTCGGGGGATCAGGCGCCGTGCATTGA
- a CDS encoding DUF6894 family protein, producing the protein MKYFYRVVGAKGELAETSCEFDGVQAAKAEARHALTETAAGGLPETPVHMLSVELFDENRLPITELRLILEEISKE; encoded by the coding sequence ATGAAATATTTTTACAGGGTCGTCGGCGCGAAAGGGGAATTGGCAGAGACGAGCTGCGAGTTCGACGGAGTGCAGGCTGCAAAGGCCGAAGCCCGCCACGCACTTACCGAGACTGCCGCCGGCGGATTGCCCGAAACCCCCGTCCACATGTTGTCGGTCGAGCTGTTCGACGAAAACCGCCTGCCAATCACTGAGCTTCGATTGATCCTTGAGGAAATCAGCAAGGAGTGA
- the katG gene encoding catalase/peroxidase HPI, with protein MDSKVETAGKCPVAHTHTAHGGRSNRDWWPNQLNLKILHQNSSLSDPMGKGFNYAEEFKKLDLEALKKDLFALMTDSQDWWPADFGHYGPLFIRMAWHSAGTYRTGDGRGGAGAGQQRFAPLNSWPDNVNLDKARRLLWPIKQKYGNKISWADLMILTGNVALESMGFKTFGFAGGRPDVWEPEEDVYWGAEDTWLADKRYSGERDLENPLAAVQMGLIYVNPEGPNGNPDPLAAARDIRETFARMAMNDEETVALIAGGHTFGKTHGAGDASHVGAEPEAAGIEEQGLGWTSSFGTGKGGDTIGSGLEVIWTTTPTKWSNNFFWNLFGYEWELTKSPAGAHQWTPKHGAGAATVPDAHDKSKRHAPSMLTTDLALRFDPAYEKISRRFFENPDQFADAFARAWFKLTHRDMGPRARYLGPEVPAEELIWQDPVPAVDHVLIDAQDVADLKDKILASGLPISQLVSTAWASASTFRGSDKRGGANGARIRLAPQKDWEVNQPVQLATVLETLEGIQKAFNDAQPGGKKVSLADLIVLGGAAAVEKAAANGGHHIEVPFAPGRTDATQEQTDVASFAVLEPIADGFRNYQKGEYSISPEELLIDKAQLLTLTAPEMTVLVGGLRVLNANAGQSQNGVFTKRPEALTNDFFINLLDMGTVWKAAPGSKYAFEGRDRNTDELKWTATRIDLVFGSNSQLRALAEVYGQSDAQEKFVRDFVAAWTKVMNADRFDLVA; from the coding sequence ATGGATTCAAAAGTCGAGACCGCGGGCAAGTGTCCGGTTGCCCACACACATACGGCCCATGGCGGACGGTCGAACCGGGACTGGTGGCCGAACCAGTTGAATCTCAAGATTCTTCACCAGAATTCTTCGCTGTCCGACCCTATGGGCAAAGGCTTCAACTATGCCGAGGAGTTCAAGAAGCTCGATCTGGAAGCCCTGAAAAAGGATCTCTTCGCGCTGATGACCGATTCGCAGGACTGGTGGCCGGCGGACTTCGGTCACTACGGACCGCTTTTCATACGCATGGCATGGCACAGCGCGGGCACTTACCGTACCGGTGACGGGCGCGGTGGCGCAGGCGCCGGTCAGCAGCGTTTTGCACCGCTCAACAGCTGGCCGGACAATGTCAATCTCGACAAGGCGCGCCGGCTGCTCTGGCCGATCAAGCAGAAATACGGCAACAAGATCTCCTGGGCCGACCTGATGATCCTCACGGGCAACGTTGCGCTGGAATCGATGGGCTTCAAGACGTTTGGCTTTGCCGGCGGCCGCCCGGATGTATGGGAGCCCGAGGAGGACGTCTACTGGGGCGCCGAGGACACCTGGCTTGCCGACAAGCGCTACTCTGGCGAACGAGACCTCGAGAACCCTCTCGCCGCCGTGCAAATGGGACTCATCTACGTCAATCCGGAAGGACCAAACGGCAATCCCGATCCACTTGCCGCTGCCAGGGACATTCGCGAGACCTTCGCGCGCATGGCCATGAATGACGAGGAAACCGTTGCACTCATTGCAGGCGGACATACCTTCGGCAAGACACATGGCGCAGGCGATGCCTCACATGTCGGCGCAGAGCCCGAGGCGGCGGGTATTGAGGAGCAGGGCCTCGGCTGGACAAGCAGCTTTGGAACCGGCAAGGGCGGTGACACCATCGGCAGCGGCCTGGAAGTCATCTGGACCACGACACCGACGAAGTGGAGCAACAACTTCTTCTGGAACCTGTTCGGCTACGAATGGGAACTGACGAAAAGCCCGGCCGGTGCCCATCAGTGGACCCCGAAGCACGGTGCCGGTGCCGCCACCGTACCGGACGCGCACGACAAGTCCAAGCGTCACGCGCCGTCCATGCTGACGACGGACCTTGCCTTGCGCTTCGACCCTGCCTACGAAAAGATTTCGAGGCGCTTCTTCGAAAATCCGGATCAGTTCGCCGATGCATTTGCCCGTGCGTGGTTCAAGCTGACCCACCGCGACATGGGCCCACGGGCACGCTATCTCGGCCCGGAGGTTCCGGCAGAAGAGCTGATCTGGCAGGATCCGGTTCCCGCCGTTGATCACGTCCTGATCGATGCGCAGGATGTCGCCGATCTCAAGGACAAGATCCTCGCATCCGGACTGCCCATCTCCCAGCTGGTCTCGACCGCCTGGGCTTCGGCATCGACCTTCCGCGGCTCCGACAAGCGCGGCGGCGCGAATGGCGCGCGCATCCGTCTTGCGCCTCAAAAGGACTGGGAGGTCAATCAGCCGGTCCAGCTGGCAACGGTGCTCGAGACACTTGAAGGTATCCAGAAGGCGTTCAACGACGCCCAGCCTGGCGGCAAGAAGGTATCGCTTGCAGATCTCATCGTGCTCGGGGGCGCAGCGGCAGTCGAGAAGGCGGCGGCCAACGGCGGGCATCACATTGAGGTTCCCTTTGCGCCCGGCCGCACCGACGCGACGCAGGAGCAGACCGATGTGGCCTCTTTTGCCGTTCTCGAACCGATCGCCGATGGGTTCCGCAACTACCAGAAGGGCGAGTATTCCATTTCGCCCGAGGAGTTGCTGATCGACAAGGCGCAACTGTTGACGCTGACGGCGCCGGAAATGACGGTCCTCGTTGGCGGACTGCGGGTGTTGAACGCCAATGCGGGACAGTCCCAGAATGGCGTCTTCACGAAGCGCCCTGAAGCGCTCACCAACGACTTCTTCATCAACCTGCTCGACATGGGCACGGTTTGGAAGGCGGCGCCAGGATCGAAGTATGCGTTCGAGGGACGCGACCGCAACACGGATGAGCTGAAATGGACCGCTACCCGCATCGATCTCGTCTTCGGCTCGAACTCCCAGCTTAGGGCGCTTGCCGAAGTTTACGGTCAGAGCGACGCGCAGGAAAAGTTCGTGCGCGACTTCGTGGCGGCCTGGACCAAGGTGATGAACGCCGATCGCTTCGATCTCGTCGCCTGA
- a CDS encoding pyridoxamine 5'-phosphate oxidase family protein, giving the protein MFEIHEMSNKQCVELLQRAHFGRLGCCREASPYIVPIYFAYEANTIYSFSLAGRKIEWMRDNPNVCVEAEEQGADKGWTCVIATGKFQELPDIEPWRAKRMHAWSLLQKHNDWWEIGALKPEEMRSEAEISPIYYAIDIHTLTGRSARPL; this is encoded by the coding sequence GTGTTTGAAATTCATGAAATGAGCAACAAGCAATGCGTTGAGCTGCTGCAGCGGGCACATTTCGGTCGGCTCGGATGCTGCAGGGAGGCCAGTCCCTACATTGTCCCGATCTATTTCGCCTACGAAGCGAATACCATTTACAGCTTCTCGTTGGCGGGCAGAAAGATCGAATGGATGCGGGACAATCCAAACGTCTGCGTTGAAGCTGAGGAACAGGGCGCGGACAAGGGTTGGACCTGCGTCATCGCCACGGGGAAGTTCCAGGAGCTGCCCGACATCGAGCCCTGGCGCGCTAAGCGAATGCATGCATGGTCACTTCTGCAAAAGCATAACGACTGGTGGGAAATCGGCGCCCTGAAGCCGGAGGAGATGCGCTCGGAAGCTGAAATCAGCCCGATCTACTATGCGATCGACATTCATACGCTCACCGGCCGGTCCGCCCGGCCGCTGTAG
- a CDS encoding PAS domain S-box protein, which translates to MADDLEPSLAGQASKLRAILQSALDAIITIDSRGVITTVNPAAEKLFGYEQSAFLGRNVNFLMPEPYHREHDGYINNYLATGRRKIIGIGREVTGRRRDGSTFPMHLAVSEFQIDGERHFTGIIHDLSAHKATERALRQAQKMEAMGQLTGGIAHDFNNLLTVIVGNLEMLEARLTTTGQRELAQEALDAAELGARLTSRLLAFARRSHLEPEVVNLNNFVLGLSEMLHRTLGETISLSTSLAADLWPARVDPSQVESAIVNLAVNARDAMPNGGRLVVETQNTRIDEHFALHLEGLEPGDYVRLSVSDTGIGMPRTVQERAFEPFFTTKETGRGTGLGLSMIYGFAKQSGGHASIYSEEGKGTTVNIYLRRHVTADAAVEANPPDAAAVSGNGECILAVEDDDRVRRLTVARLKQLGYRVLEAQNGAEALAILASDPDIDLLFTDLVMPGSIGGYQLCQEAKKLYPGLKALLTSGYAEELVQSDRLGGENLKVLRKPYRQTELAKAIGDALKGQ; encoded by the coding sequence ATGGCAGACGATCTTGAACCGTCACTGGCTGGGCAGGCATCGAAGCTTCGGGCAATTTTGCAGTCAGCGCTTGACGCAATTATCACGATTGACAGCCGTGGCGTCATAACCACCGTCAACCCTGCAGCCGAAAAGCTGTTCGGCTATGAGCAGTCCGCCTTCCTCGGCCGGAATGTCAACTTTCTGATGCCGGAGCCTTATCATCGGGAGCACGATGGGTATATCAACAACTATCTCGCGACCGGACGCCGTAAAATCATCGGGATAGGCCGCGAAGTGACCGGACGTCGCCGCGACGGCAGCACGTTTCCAATGCATCTGGCTGTCAGTGAATTCCAAATCGACGGTGAACGCCATTTTACCGGTATCATTCACGACCTGTCGGCACACAAGGCCACCGAGCGAGCCTTGCGCCAAGCCCAGAAGATGGAGGCCATGGGGCAGCTGACCGGCGGCATCGCCCACGACTTCAACAATCTCTTGACGGTGATCGTCGGCAATCTGGAGATGCTCGAGGCGCGACTGACGACGACAGGCCAGCGCGAACTGGCACAGGAGGCTCTGGACGCCGCCGAACTGGGGGCGCGCCTGACATCTCGACTTCTGGCATTTGCCCGACGCAGTCATCTCGAACCGGAGGTCGTCAATCTCAACAACTTTGTTCTGGGCCTCTCGGAAATGCTGCATCGCACGCTTGGCGAGACAATCTCGCTCAGCACGAGTCTTGCCGCCGACCTATGGCCCGCAAGAGTGGACCCATCGCAAGTGGAAAGCGCCATCGTCAATCTCGCAGTCAATGCAAGAGATGCCATGCCCAATGGCGGACGGCTGGTGGTCGAGACTCAAAATACTCGTATCGACGAGCACTTCGCGCTTCACCTTGAGGGTCTCGAACCTGGTGATTATGTCCGGCTGTCTGTCTCCGATACAGGCATCGGCATGCCTCGAACCGTGCAGGAACGAGCCTTCGAGCCGTTTTTTACGACCAAGGAAACCGGCCGCGGCACCGGTCTTGGTCTCTCGATGATCTACGGTTTTGCCAAGCAATCGGGTGGCCACGCCAGCATCTATAGTGAGGAAGGCAAGGGAACGACGGTCAATATCTATCTGCGGAGGCACGTGACGGCGGACGCGGCAGTTGAAGCAAATCCTCCCGATGCGGCTGCCGTGTCTGGCAATGGCGAATGCATTCTTGCCGTTGAGGACGATGACCGCGTTCGCCGCCTCACGGTTGCCCGTCTGAAGCAGCTCGGCTACCGCGTGCTCGAAGCGCAGAACGGGGCGGAAGCGCTTGCAATACTGGCATCCGATCCCGACATCGACCTGTTGTTTACGGATCTGGTGATGCCCGGCTCGATAGGCGGCTACCAACTTTGTCAGGAAGCAAAAAAACTCTATCCCGGACTGAAGGCATTGCTCACTTCAGGCTACGCAGAAGAACTGGTCCAGTCCGATCGGCTGGGCGGAGAGAACTTGAAGGTACTGCGCAAGCCCTACCGCCAGACAGAGCTTGCCAAGGCAATTGGCGACGCATTGAAAGGCCAATGA
- a CDS encoding metallophosphoesterase family protein, whose amino-acid sequence MIYFTSDTHFADPRVLRIDRRPFPDMAEHDVALIRNWNAIVGKDDDIWHLGDFMSAKGGDCDQLLSMLNGRKHLIIGNCDPETTTKAENWTSVQHYAELVTDEHLLVLCHFPFRTWHKMGKNSINLHGHSHGRLKPIPRQYDVGVDARALRPVTLAQLLSLP is encoded by the coding sequence ATGATCTACTTTACGAGTGACACCCATTTCGCCGATCCACGTGTGCTGCGGATCGACCGCAGGCCGTTCCCCGATATGGCAGAGCACGACGTCGCGCTGATCAGGAACTGGAATGCCATCGTCGGAAAGGACGACGACATCTGGCATCTCGGCGACTTCATGTCGGCGAAAGGCGGCGACTGCGATCAGCTTCTTTCGATGCTGAATGGCCGCAAGCACTTGATTATTGGCAACTGTGATCCCGAGACGACGACGAAGGCCGAGAACTGGACGAGCGTTCAGCATTATGCCGAGCTCGTTACAGACGAGCATCTTCTCGTGCTATGTCATTTTCCGTTCCGGACCTGGCACAAGATGGGCAAGAACTCGATCAACCTTCATGGGCATTCGCATGGTCGGCTGAAGCCGATACCCCGGCAATATGATGTCGGCGTTGATGCGCGGGCTCTTCGACCGGTCACACTTGCGCAGCTGCTGTCTTTGCCGTGA
- a CDS encoding EF-hand domain-containing protein, whose translation MTPVSAVFLEPASTGWGQLQRRRHPMSLFKLSTMVALLTAFAAIEGGIASAQTQDPHQPEAANGTSQDETIQPTGPGTMPGGMMGRDMMPSGMMGGMPMGPMRGHMMKIMFAIADADGDGALSFEEVSAIHKRIFDKVDANKDGKVTPEEMQAFMRA comes from the coding sequence GTGACCCCGGTCTCTGCCGTATTTCTCGAACCAGCCTCCACTGGTTGGGGGCAACTTCAACGGAGGAGACATCCGATGTCACTGTTCAAATTGTCGACCATGGTCGCCCTGCTGACCGCTTTTGCTGCCATCGAAGGTGGCATCGCTTCCGCACAGACGCAAGATCCGCACCAACCCGAAGCGGCCAACGGGACGTCTCAGGACGAGACGATCCAGCCGACAGGACCAGGGACGATGCCTGGCGGGATGATGGGCCGGGACATGATGCCGTCCGGCATGATGGGTGGAATGCCGATGGGTCCAATGCGTGGCCATATGATGAAGATCATGTTCGCCATCGCTGACGCCGATGGAGATGGCGCACTTTCCTTCGAGGAGGTAAGCGCGATCCACAAGCGGATCTTCGACAAGGTCGATGCAAACAAGGACGGCAAGGTCACGCCTGAGGAGATGCAGGCGTTCATGCGGGCATAA
- a CDS encoding ferritin-like domain-containing protein: MAAKTLNDLFVETLKDIYYAEKQILKALPKMARAAQSEEGKAGFLKHRDETEGQIERLVQVFEIAGKPARGKTCEAIQGIIAEGEEIMEEFKGSPALDAGLISAAQAVEHYEIARYGTLIVWAKQLGLKDAVPLLQASLAEEEATDKKLTQLAQTSANVKATKAA; encoded by the coding sequence ATGGCTGCAAAGACGCTAAACGACCTGTTCGTCGAAACGCTGAAGGACATCTACTACGCCGAAAAGCAAATCCTCAAAGCCTTGCCGAAGATGGCGCGCGCGGCGCAATCGGAGGAAGGCAAGGCGGGTTTCCTGAAACACCGTGACGAAACCGAAGGCCAGATCGAGCGGCTCGTGCAAGTGTTCGAGATCGCCGGCAAGCCCGCTCGCGGCAAGACCTGCGAGGCGATCCAGGGCATCATAGCCGAAGGCGAAGAGATCATGGAAGAATTCAAGGGCTCACCCGCACTGGACGCAGGATTGATCTCTGCGGCGCAGGCCGTCGAACACTACGAGATCGCCCGCTACGGCACGCTGATCGTCTGGGCCAAGCAGCTGGGTCTGAAGGACGCGGTCCCTCTACTTCAGGCAAGTCTCGCCGAAGAGGAAGCAACCGACAAGAAGCTCACCCAGCTTGCGCAAACCTCGGCAAATGTGAAGGCAACGAAGGCTGCATGA
- a CDS encoding hydrogen peroxide-inducible genes activator: protein MTNLTLKQLRYFEALARQGHFGRAADVCSISQPALSMQIKELEETLGTELFERGARQVRLTNFGEAFGLRVRDILRSVDELADLARASQDQLVGRLRIGVIPTVAPYLLPAIIGNLTRINDGLEIHVRETLTSKLVHELAEGRLDTAIVALPVSEPSLTEVALFSENFVLVRPSEDEGKPVPNREALREMRLLLLEEGHCFRDQALSFCNLHSALPRELLDGSSLSTLVQMVSAGIGVTLIPEMAVGVETRSASVSVAHFESVQPSRTIGMIWRKTSPLAQQFLKVSEIVRQSADAMRKQYNSSIVDVGGAQ, encoded by the coding sequence ATGACCAATTTGACACTCAAGCAGCTGCGCTATTTCGAGGCGCTGGCCCGCCAGGGCCATTTCGGACGCGCGGCAGATGTCTGTTCGATTTCCCAGCCCGCCTTGTCCATGCAGATCAAGGAACTGGAAGAAACGCTGGGCACGGAGCTCTTCGAAAGAGGCGCGCGTCAAGTCCGGCTGACCAACTTCGGGGAGGCCTTTGGCCTTCGCGTGCGCGACATCCTGCGTTCTGTCGATGAACTGGCAGACCTTGCACGCGCGTCGCAGGACCAGCTGGTGGGGCGGCTGCGCATAGGTGTGATCCCGACGGTCGCGCCCTACCTGCTGCCTGCAATCATCGGCAACCTCACCCGCATAAATGACGGGCTTGAGATCCATGTGCGCGAGACGTTGACCTCCAAACTGGTTCATGAATTGGCGGAAGGCAGGCTCGACACTGCAATTGTCGCGTTGCCGGTATCTGAACCTTCATTGACCGAGGTTGCGTTGTTTTCGGAGAATTTCGTTCTGGTCCGTCCAAGCGAGGATGAAGGCAAGCCTGTCCCAAACCGCGAGGCCCTGCGTGAAATGAGGCTGCTTTTACTGGAAGAGGGACACTGTTTTCGTGACCAGGCTTTGTCATTCTGCAACTTGCATTCTGCGCTTCCGCGAGAGCTTCTGGACGGCAGCTCCTTGTCGACGCTGGTCCAAATGGTCAGCGCCGGCATTGGCGTCACTTTGATCCCCGAAATGGCAGTGGGAGTAGAGACGCGCTCGGCGTCAGTCTCTGTCGCTCACTTTGAGAGCGTTCAACCCTCGCGAACGATTGGCATGATCTGGCGCAAGACCAGTCCTCTGGCCCAACAGTTCCTGAAGGTTTCTGAAATCGTTCGACAGTCAGCCGATGCGATGCGCAAGCAATACAATTCGAGCATCGTGGACGTGGGTGGCGCCCAATAA